The genomic DNA TAGACGCCAGGAAGCTACAGCTCCTGTTCAATCGCTTGTCTAATTTCCTCTTCGGAACTCGATCGCGCAACTGATACCATCTGTGTGGGATCATCTTGAGAGGGTCGCAATAGCTCTATTATTCCTAATCCTGGAACACGCATGACTAAATAGCCCTTCGCTTTTGCTAACTCTCCCAGGCTTTGTGTTTCCCGAATTACAGGAGATTCAAAAACTGAGTTCTCTAAATTGCCAATTATCTGATTCTGCAATTCTTCAAGTTCTGAGAGCTCATCACAATCTATCTCACAAACCCCTTCCGATTGGAATGAAATCAAAGTAACTTGGTCATCATAGTTGATATTTCGATAATAACCAATTAGTCCAGTTGTTGAACTAATCGACGATAACCAGTCTTTGAATTGCTCCCAAGTATTCCAAAAAGGATGTTCGTGAATAAGACCTCGAAATGTCAAACGGTTATTGGTGAGAATGCTACCACAAGCTCCACCCAGTATCTCTTCATCATCTTCCCGTGGATTGGAGATCAGGTTTGTCCATTCTGTGCTGAACCCTTGGATGTGAAAAAATGGATGTTCCAGTCGAGGTGCTTGAGCACTGACACCACCCGATCGAGTCATATAAAGCAATGTATCAATCACTTCTTGCGATAAATCTGGCTTCAACTCAAGCGTAAACCCTAGCTCATATAAGTCGCTCACTGAAGACTCCTTATCCTAATAGCTACTCACAATAGACCTATATTTCCCAGATTCTTCACGAGTAACTCAAGGATCTAAAACCGAGTTGCTCTGTAACCGCAAACGGTTCAGCATTATTTCATCAAAGAATTTGCAAGGCGACGAAGTTGCTCTCTCAGACTAATATCTATCACTTGAGAGCCAACTTTAACGACGAGACCACCAAGTATATTTGGATCAATACGGGTTTTGAGTTCAACTTGTTTAGCCCCTGTCATTTCTTTGACTTTTTCGGCGATCGCCTGCTGTTGTTTTTCCGTGAGTTCAATGGTGGCGATCGCTTCAGCTAGTACGATCTGGTTTAATTCACGTAACAAACGTTGGTATTCTTGGCAAATACCTTGTAACCACAAGATCCGGCAACGATCTACTAAAAGCATTAAAAAATTAATTCTCTTGTTCTTACCAACGGTATAAGAATTTTGTTAAACAGTAGTGCAATTATCGTAAATTATGAGCGCTGCCAAACACCCAGCCAATCTCCACTGTATCCGTAAAGTTAATACAGTCATGAATACATTTATACATACTTCCGAGATAGGCTGGCGATCGCGTAACTTAATAACTGCCAGCGTAGCGTTCCCGATAGTTGTGCAAGAAACTAACGTGTTTAACAAAAGTAGGGATGCTGACTATGAACCAAACAACACAGAATACATTTGGCTCTGGAATGACTGACGAAGATTGGTTTAACTTAGGGAAATCTGATGCTTGGGCTGGAAAACCTAAAGTGCCACCAGAACAAGATTCTCAAGCTGCGAGTATGTATGAACTAGGTTACAGTGAGGGAGAGATTAAACATCCGCCTACTGAAACTAAACAAGTAGATCCTTAGAGTAGCAAGAGTTATCTGATATTTTGGGCAATTGATCGCTGTTTGGGGGCTTAATCCAGTCAGAACTTACGCACAAAGTTTGCTTATATATGTTGGGTGTAAGAGAATCATTTTCGCCTGTAATCTATGTTACACATAGGTTGCCCAAATATAATATAAAAGATGAATTGTAGCTAACTGGCTCCATTTTTGTGGGGGCGAGTGCTAATTTTGAGCTTATTGGTGGGTGTAGTTCAAGTCTGTAATTGTTTGTGAAATTTCAGCTAGAATCGTTACGTTGCAATAAGTATGAGTGAGATTTTATGGGCAAGACAGGTGATTATATTGACGTGTCTTGTTTACAAGGCGTATCAGAAACGCTTTTAATTCCGTTTATAGCACGCGCGCAGGCATCTACTCTTTTCCCAGATCTCCAATTTCAAGACGCGATCGCAGAAGACATTTTGCCTAAATTAAATATTGATTTCTCCACTTTGCCGCTTGATACAGATTCACTCCGAAAAAATATTGTTCGAGGACGTATTTTTGACCGACAATTGCGGCTGTTCTTGGATGCTTATCCAGATGCAACAGTAATTAGCTTAGGAGCGGGTTTATCGACACAGTTTTATCGGGTAGATAATGGTCATTTGAAGTGGTTCGATATTGATTTATCAGAAGTAATTAAGGTTAAGTCTACTCTTCTTCCGCAGAATAATCGCTACCATTTGTACGGATGTTCCTTGACTGATCCAAAGTGGTTAAATATAGTTTTTTGGTCTATTAATGAGCCAGTAATTATTATTTGCGAGGGTGTTCTCAACTTTATTGAACCGACAGAAGTTAAAAATTTTTTCCAAATGGTTGCAAAGCATTTTATGACACAAACACAAATTATTTTTGATTATGTTCATCCTTTACTAGTTAGAGTTGCAAATAAGTCAAAGTATATTCATAAAACGTCTGCCAAGTTTAGATGGGGAATAAGCAATATTCAGGAAGTTATTGAATGGAGTGAGCGGTTTGAGTTAATAGATGAATTTTCTATTATGAGTGAAATTGGTGGAACTAAGGGTTTGTTGTCAATATTGTTTAATCGAATTACTGGGAGTCATCTTTACGCTATTGCTCAATTAGGCTTACATCCTATACCAACCAACTAAAAAGTCTTTTGGAGCAGGCTGGCAAAGTTTTCTACTGCTGAGTTCTAGATTAATAGTCGCCCCTTAATAGAATCTTATACAAAAATTTCCTAGATGTTTATGCACAAATTATATATACAGAATAATTCTGTAGTATTACAAACAATGAAACTATATAAGCTTTAATATTTATCCTTTATGGCGATTAACCTTGACACGTTTATCAGGATTTTGCTTCCTTACCCAAGCTATAAATTTCTGCATTTTTGGTTCATTTTTTAACTTTTCTACTGAATTTAACTCTTGTGCCAGACGGGTATTATCAAACAAATTGTGAATTTGCCTATGACAGGCAGAACATATATTTATTTTCGGCCCATGATGACCTTTTTTCTGTCTAGGAATCAAGTGATGAACAGTCAGGCATTTCACTTCTCTTTCACATAATTCACAAGTCATACCAATTTTAAATTTTGGATTAAAACTATTGATTAATAGGCTATTCCAGAATTTTGACACAAAACTTGCTATGCCAATTTGATATTACATAAATTTTAGATTTGATTTAAAATTTATGATTTAATTTTTGACTGTATGTGGTTCAAAAATGAGATATGTTCCGCCTAGCCCTTCTACAATTGTGCGGGTGTTAGCAGTAAGCATTTTTTGATAGGTATCTCCATCAGTTCCTAATTCTCCTAAATTATCAGCAAATAATTGCCTTTTAGAGACTTTTACTTTTGCTTTTTGAGTAACAGGGTTCAATATACTAGGATTGGTTGTAGTCTCTATAAAAATTCGTGGCACTCTTGCTTGTTTAATAGTTTGAACTAGTGTTTTAACTCTCGTAGCTGGAATTTGTTCTTGATTATTAACACTTTGCAAAACACTTGTCCATGAAAGATTATAAGCTTTTGCATAATAACCCATTGTGTTGTGGACAGTAATTAACTCACGGTTTTTGGGAGGAATACTAGCTATTCTCGATTTAATCCAGGTATCCAGTTGTGTTAGTTCTTGTTTGATTTTTTGAGTGTTACTTTTGTAGATAGATGTATGCTCAGGAGACACTTTACTAAGATTAGCGCTAATTACTTCTACCATCCTCATCCCATTTTTGGGATTGTGCCAAACATGAGGATCGGGTACTATTCTTCCATCTTTTCTATATTGCAATGGTTTGGGGACAGCACGTTGAGCAACTGCGATTTTTGCTGCACCATTTTTACTTGCTTTTATAACTTTGAATAAATTTGGTTCAAAATTATATCCATTAAAGAAAATAATATTTGCTTCATTGAGAGCTTGACGGTCTTCCGTTTTTGGTTGATAAAGATGAGGATTAATCTCAGGAGGAATTAAGCAGGTAAGAGCTACAGTCTGTGCTGCCACCTGTTTGATTAAATCACAGAGAACACTAGTAGTTGCAACAACTCTAGGTAAATTACTGTTTAATTCATCCGAGGTAACAGTAGTTGTAGAAGAAGTGTTGAGCAAATTACTGACATTACTACAGCCAACACATCCAGCAGTTAAAGTAATGAATATCAGACGTAGAAGTTGGTTATGTTGTAATGTTTTTGACATAAAACCCCGATTAACAGTTGAATTAGGAGTTAGGGGTAGAAAAAATAGTGGGCGTTGCCTGAAAGCCAAATTTGCTTATTAATAGATATATTATTGTTTAGTAGTAGGATATTTTATAAATATTACTATTTATTCCGAATCAAAATTTAGACTATGAGAAAAATTGGTGATTATTAATAAATGAATTTAGCAATAAATATTGAAAATGAGAAAATGAGGAGTTAACTAAAAAGTAACTCCTCACCTTTTTTATAGAAAAGTTTAAAAGCACTCTCGATTAGGGTTAATATAAAAAGCTTTTAAGTGTCAGTTGACCTTCCATTTGGAGTTTAGCTCTAACACAACTAGCACAATTACAACCGAGTTGATCCATGATTGATTTGGAATCACTAGACACCTTGGACGCAACTAATTGGTGAATTGGTTGTGTTGAACTCAAGGTGACATGGGGTGTAACAGTTGTAGATTGGAAACCTGATGCAACTGCGGGACTGGCAATTAGCAGTATAGAGGCAGTGACTACAGGAAAAGCCAGCAAAATTAGTTTGATTATTTTCATAGTTGAAAAAAAGACACTATAGCATTACAGCATACCCAATTATTACTGATTGGTCATTAGTTGCTGTTGTTCCCGCTAGTTTAAAAAAGGCTGTCTCGATGAAACAAGTTTCATCGTCAAGAATAAAAGTGGAATTTTTACTGTTCCCTGCTATACATTTACTTTGACCAAATTATCAATTCACCATTTTCAGCACCTGCGGCAATTTGGTTGCCTTGGGGATGCCATGCTAGACAAGAAAAGCCTTCAGAGGCGCCTGTGAGAATTTGCAATACTTGCTTGGCTTGTTGCCACAAACAAATCCAGCCATCAGCACCAGCAGAAGCAAGCAGCAAGCTGTTGGGTGCAAAAGCGATCGCATTAATTACATCTACATGATTAGTTAACACCGTTGCTTCCCAACCCAGTGATTCATCAGGCGACTTTTCCCACACGATAATACCATCAACACTACAGCAGGCTAAAAGAGGCGCATTGTTTTGGTTACTAATGTTTGACCATGCAATATGGCGAATTTTTCCAGGAAAACCCCGCATTACCCAAGGCTGAGGTTCTTTGCCAGAGATTAAGAGCTGAGTTTCAACAACAGTCAGCGTGCGATCCATATTAGCAGAAGCGAGATACTTGCCATCTGGCGACCAAGCCATAGTAATACAAGCAGAAGGTATATCTAGTATGTACGGTTCCTCATACCAATCTTGGCTATTCCATACCTTTACTCCTCGATGACCGCAAATAGCAAGGTACTCCCCGTCGCTAGACCAGTCAATACCCAATGCCGAAGACGACTCAAAATTTAGGGTAACAACAATCTCACGAAAATCAGCATCCCAAACTTGGACGTAGCGCCCCAAACTAAAAGCTAGCTGGTTGCTGGTAGGGTGCCAAGTCAGTTTGTCAATCCAAGCGGTAGCATTTCCTAAAGTGCTGATTAATTGACCTTTTCGCCATATTTTCACTCGTCCGTCTTGCCCACCAACAGCTAAGAACTGCCCATCATAGGAAAAGGCAAGGCAGTTGAAAGATACATCATTACCAACTTGCAGGGTAGTCAGCTTTTCATTTTCACATAGTACAACTTCTCCAAAAGCAGAAGCGGCTGCTAAAGTTTTACCTTGTGGTGACCAAGCGATCGCTGTGATGTAATCTGAAAGTGTCGTTGAAAATAACTGTTTAAACTCTTTAGAGTCAATAGTAGAGGGATTCATAACAATTAAAAATTTAAAATGTTGAGAAAAAAAGTAAAAAGGCTTAAGCCTTTTTACTTTTTATCTTCGTTTACGCCATACAGGCGAGAAAATCTTCTCTAAGTTTGGCTTCATCAAGATTACGCCCTATGAACACCAATTCGTTTTTCCGGGTTTCGTTTGCTTTCCAAGGGCGATCGGGTTTACCTTCAAAGATCATATGCACTCCTTGGAAAACAAAGCGATCGTCTTCTCCATCAATGTTCAAAATTCCTTTCATACGGAAAATATCAGGCCCCTGGGTTCGCAGTAGTTCCCCTAACCAACTGTTTAATTTCTCTCCATCTAATGCCCCTTGTTC from Chlorogloeopsis sp. ULAP01 includes the following:
- a CDS encoding HNH endonuclease, which translates into the protein MSKFWNSLLINSFNPKFKIGMTCELCEREVKCLTVHHLIPRQKKGHHGPKINICSACHRQIHNLFDNTRLAQELNSVEKLKNEPKMQKFIAWVRKQNPDKRVKVNRHKG
- a CDS encoding class I SAM-dependent methyltransferase: MGKTGDYIDVSCLQGVSETLLIPFIARAQASTLFPDLQFQDAIAEDILPKLNIDFSTLPLDTDSLRKNIVRGRIFDRQLRLFLDAYPDATVISLGAGLSTQFYRVDNGHLKWFDIDLSEVIKVKSTLLPQNNRYHLYGCSLTDPKWLNIVFWSINEPVIIICEGVLNFIEPTEVKNFFQMVAKHFMTQTQIIFDYVHPLLVRVANKSKYIHKTSAKFRWGISNIQEVIEWSERFELIDEFSIMSEIGGTKGLLSILFNRITGSHLYAIAQLGLHPIPTN
- a CDS encoding WD40 repeat domain-containing protein, with translation MNPSTIDSKEFKQLFSTTLSDYITAIAWSPQGKTLAAASAFGEVVLCENEKLTTLQVGNDVSFNCLAFSYDGQFLAVGGQDGRVKIWRKGQLISTLGNATAWIDKLTWHPTSNQLAFSLGRYVQVWDADFREIVVTLNFESSSALGIDWSSDGEYLAICGHRGVKVWNSQDWYEEPYILDIPSACITMAWSPDGKYLASANMDRTLTVVETQLLISGKEPQPWVMRGFPGKIRHIAWSNISNQNNAPLLACCSVDGIIVWEKSPDESLGWEATVLTNHVDVINAIAFAPNSLLLASAGADGWICLWQQAKQVLQILTGASEGFSCLAWHPQGNQIAAGAENGELIIWSK
- the atpH gene encoding ATP synthase F1 subunit delta, with product MNFLMLLVDRCRILWLQGICQEYQRLLRELNQIVLAEAIATIELTEKQQQAIAEKVKEMTGAKQVELKTRIDPNILGGLVVKVGSQVIDISLREQLRRLANSLMK
- a CDS encoding zinc ABC transporter substrate-binding protein; the protein is MSKTLQHNQLLRLIFITLTAGCVGCSNVSNLLNTSSTTTVTSDELNSNLPRVVATTSVLCDLIKQVAAQTVALTCLIPPEINPHLYQPKTEDRQALNEANIIFFNGYNFEPNLFKVIKASKNGAAKIAVAQRAVPKPLQYRKDGRIVPDPHVWHNPKNGMRMVEVISANLSKVSPEHTSIYKSNTQKIKQELTQLDTWIKSRIASIPPKNRELITVHNTMGYYAKAYNLSWTSVLQSVNNQEQIPATRVKTLVQTIKQARVPRIFIETTTNPSILNPVTQKAKVKVSKRQLFADNLGELGTDGDTYQKMLTANTRTIVEGLGGTYLIFEPHTVKN